In Alicyclobacillus vulcanalis, a single window of DNA contains:
- a CDS encoding UvrB/UvrC motif-containing protein, translating into MLCERCHERPATVHVTKIINGVQTAYHLCEVCAKEQGEVFPNPFLMGSPFDFNKLLSGLLNMESSSGFAPVTTQVQQRCGTCGMTYNQFTQIGRFGCPDCYDAFAGRLEPLLRRIQNGLRHTGKVPGSAGERQQVARKLEQLRRELQQAVAQEQFERAAQLRDEIRKLEQSAQ; encoded by the coding sequence ATGCTTTGCGAGCGTTGTCATGAACGGCCGGCGACGGTGCATGTGACGAAGATCATCAACGGCGTGCAAACCGCGTACCACTTGTGCGAGGTCTGCGCCAAGGAACAGGGCGAAGTGTTCCCGAACCCCTTCTTGATGGGGAGCCCGTTTGATTTCAACAAGCTGTTGAGCGGTCTGCTCAATATGGAGTCGTCGTCGGGCTTTGCGCCTGTGACGACTCAGGTGCAGCAGAGGTGCGGCACGTGTGGCATGACGTACAATCAGTTCACCCAAATTGGCCGGTTCGGCTGCCCCGATTGTTACGACGCGTTCGCTGGACGCCTTGAACCCCTTCTGCGCCGCATTCAAAACGGGCTGCGGCACACCGGGAAGGTGCCGGGATCGGCCGGGGAGCGCCAGCAGGTGGCGCGCAAGTTGGAGCAACTTCGCCGCGAATTGCAGCAGGCGGTGGCGCAGGAGCAGTTCGAACGCGCGGCGCAACTGCGCGACGAAATTCGCAAGTTGGAACAAAGCGCGCAGTGA
- the pssA gene encoding CDP-diacylglycerol--serine O-phosphatidyltransferase, with protein MYIRWIPNALTALNLIAGLCAVLVLQTGRVGVSALLVVFGMIVDGLDGRVARWLRAESEFGRILDSLSDIVTFGVAPILIMYRVELRHLGVLGDAIAILFPLCGALRLARFHTQRGPADTFIGLPITAAGGVEATLALTQPALSPAPVILPIATVLLSLLMVSSVPYPNFKRLSYPKSIFILVPLIALLIGCLLRFQIVGTDVLIFAVLGLYAAYGMVHAIRSSLMSRKHGNGDMAHGAKK; from the coding sequence TTGTACATTCGATGGATACCTAACGCGCTGACAGCCTTGAATCTGATAGCTGGCCTCTGTGCCGTTTTGGTGTTACAGACGGGCAGAGTGGGCGTCAGTGCGCTTTTGGTCGTGTTTGGCATGATTGTCGACGGCTTGGATGGGCGCGTTGCGCGCTGGCTGCGGGCGGAGAGCGAGTTCGGCCGGATTCTTGACTCGCTTTCGGACATCGTCACGTTCGGCGTCGCTCCTATTCTGATCATGTATCGCGTCGAGCTCAGGCATCTCGGCGTGTTGGGCGATGCCATTGCCATACTGTTCCCTCTCTGTGGCGCCTTGCGCCTGGCGCGCTTCCACACGCAGCGGGGGCCTGCGGATACCTTCATCGGGCTGCCCATCACGGCCGCCGGAGGGGTGGAAGCCACGCTCGCGCTGACGCAGCCTGCCCTTTCCCCTGCGCCGGTCATTCTGCCCATTGCAACGGTGCTGTTGTCGCTGTTAATGGTGAGTTCCGTGCCCTATCCGAATTTCAAGCGCTTATCTTATCCCAAGTCCATCTTCATTCTCGTCCCCCTTATCGCGCTTTTGATTGGCTGCCTGTTGCGTTTTCAGATTGTCGGCACCGATGTGCTGATTTTCGCGGTCCTCGGCCTGTATGCCGCTTACGGAATGGTACACGCCATCCGCTCCTCCTTGATGTCGCGCAAGCATGGGAACGGCGATATGGCGCACGGGGCGAAAAAGTAG
- a CDS encoding PIN/TRAM domain-containing protein — MMKKVVHLFFVVVGVLLGYQLCPDLFLDVFHLHRSFVTTNWFGAAVGGALFLVATVSLAGYVSALLRWLEERLKSAPLADILGGTVGMVIGLVVAYLFSPEIRAIPLVGVAVEFFVAVFFAYLGLRIGFTKREELWNLFAGRLSRDRDRAEGKEKKPALRPGDAKLLDTSVIIDGRIADLVETGFLDGTLVIPSFVLAELQHIADSSDALKRNRGRRGLDILNRIQKESKVQVQIVETDFEDIQEVDAKLVRLAKQMRGKVVTNDFNLNKICELQGVQVLNINDLANALKPVVLPGEELQVHVIKDGKEHNQGVAYLDDGTMIVIEGGREYIGGKITVLVTSVLQTSAGRMIFAKPKLLEKAL, encoded by the coding sequence TTGATGAAAAAGGTTGTGCACCTGTTCTTCGTCGTGGTCGGCGTATTGTTAGGTTATCAGCTTTGTCCGGACTTATTCCTAGACGTTTTCCATCTCCATCGGTCGTTTGTGACCACGAATTGGTTTGGGGCTGCTGTGGGCGGCGCGCTGTTTTTAGTGGCGACAGTCTCGCTCGCCGGGTATGTTTCGGCGCTGCTTCGTTGGCTGGAAGAGCGCTTGAAGAGCGCACCGCTGGCCGATATCTTGGGCGGCACCGTCGGCATGGTGATTGGCCTTGTGGTGGCCTATCTTTTCTCACCCGAAATCCGTGCGATTCCCCTCGTCGGCGTCGCGGTAGAATTTTTCGTGGCCGTATTCTTTGCGTATCTCGGCCTCCGCATCGGCTTCACGAAACGCGAAGAGCTGTGGAACCTGTTTGCTGGGCGCCTTTCGCGCGATCGGGACCGCGCAGAGGGCAAGGAGAAAAAGCCTGCGCTGAGGCCGGGGGATGCGAAGCTCTTGGACACGTCGGTGATCATCGACGGCCGCATCGCGGACCTGGTCGAGACGGGTTTCCTGGATGGCACGCTCGTCATCCCGTCGTTTGTCTTGGCGGAGCTTCAGCACATTGCGGATTCCTCGGACGCGCTGAAGCGCAACCGCGGGCGAAGAGGGCTTGACATCCTCAATCGCATTCAAAAGGAGTCCAAGGTGCAGGTGCAGATCGTCGAGACGGACTTTGAAGACATCCAGGAAGTCGACGCCAAGCTTGTCCGGCTAGCGAAGCAGATGCGCGGCAAGGTCGTCACCAATGACTTCAATTTGAACAAGATCTGTGAGCTGCAGGGCGTACAGGTCCTGAATATCAATGATCTCGCCAATGCCCTGAAACCCGTCGTCCTTCCGGGTGAGGAACTTCAGGTGCACGTCATCAAGGACGGCAAGGAACATAACCAAGGCGTGGCGTATTTGGATGATGGCACGATGATCGTCATCGAGGGCGGGCGCGAATACATCGGCGGCAAGATCACGGTGCTCGTCACGAGCGTGTTGCAGACCTCGGCGGGCAGAATGATCTTCGCGAAACCGAAGTTGTTGGAAAAGGCGCTTTAA
- the disA gene encoding DNA integrity scanning diadenylate cyclase DisA gives MKDDAKREAAINKILRMVAPGTVLREGIENILRAKTGGLIVVGATETVLSMMDGGFAIQCDLTPSHLYELAKMDGAIIISEDAKKVHYANTTLNPDHTIPTSETGTRHRTAERVARQSGQLVICISQRRNVITLYQGNLKYVLRDISVILAKANQALQTLEKYKTVLEQELTDLSALEFEEAVTLEDVTRVLQRFETVLRVTNEIRRYIIELGNEGRLVSMQLEELVSDVDEQAYLLIKDFVHPECPHTPHQIMSQIHNLSSEELLDGALLARILGYPPSVNQLEEGVPSRGYRILNKISRLPQPVIENLVEHFGVLSSILKASMADLDKVEGVGPVRARMIQNGLGRIQEQVLIDRQI, from the coding sequence GTGAAGGACGACGCGAAGCGGGAAGCTGCCATCAACAAAATCTTACGCATGGTTGCGCCGGGAACCGTGTTGCGCGAAGGCATTGAGAACATTCTGCGCGCGAAGACGGGAGGGCTCATTGTCGTCGGGGCCACGGAAACGGTGCTCTCGATGATGGACGGGGGCTTTGCCATTCAGTGCGACTTAACCCCGTCGCACCTGTATGAGCTTGCGAAGATGGACGGAGCCATCATTATCAGCGAGGACGCAAAGAAGGTCCATTACGCCAACACGACGCTGAACCCGGACCACACCATCCCGACGTCGGAGACCGGAACTCGGCATCGAACGGCAGAGCGCGTGGCCCGGCAGAGCGGGCAGTTGGTGATTTGTATCTCCCAGCGGCGCAACGTCATCACGCTCTACCAGGGCAATTTGAAATATGTGCTGCGCGATATCAGCGTGATTCTGGCGAAGGCCAACCAGGCGCTGCAGACGCTCGAGAAGTACAAGACCGTGCTCGAGCAGGAGCTTACGGATCTAAGCGCGTTGGAATTCGAGGAGGCGGTGACCCTCGAGGACGTGACGCGCGTCCTGCAGCGGTTCGAGACGGTCTTGCGCGTGACCAATGAAATTCGCCGCTACATCATAGAGCTCGGCAACGAGGGGCGACTCGTCAGCATGCAGCTGGAGGAGCTCGTCTCGGACGTCGATGAGCAGGCTTACCTTCTCATCAAGGACTTCGTCCATCCCGAGTGTCCGCATACGCCTCACCAGATCATGTCGCAGATTCACAACCTGTCGTCGGAAGAGCTGCTGGACGGCGCGCTGCTCGCCCGCATACTCGGCTATCCGCCGAGCGTGAATCAGCTCGAGGAAGGTGTGCCGTCGCGAGGCTACCGCATCCTCAACAAAATTAGCCGACTGCCTCAGCCGGTCATCGAGAACCTGGTCGAGCACTTTGGGGTTCTGTCAAGTATCTTGAAGGCATCGATGGCGGATTTGGACAAAGTGGAAGGCGTGGGCCCGGTCCGCGCCCGTATGATTCAGAATGGACTGGGGCGCATTCAGGAACAAGTGCTTATCGATCGTCAGATTTGA
- the radA gene encoding DNA repair protein RadA: MPKVKTQYVCQSCGHVEVKWMGRCPGCGEWNTLVEETVSPRGAFSPSKARVVPRPILSIPAQSENRLSTGISECDFVLGGGVVPGSLVLIGGDPGIGKSTLLLQVSHAMAQSGHRVLYVSGEESAAQIRLRAERLGTVHSELFVLAETDLDAALEAALELKPRFLIVDSIQTVFRPGLASAPGSVAQVRECTGLLLRVAKAENMATFIVGHVTKDGVIAGPRMLEHMVDAVLYFEGDRHHMYRVLRAVKNRFGSTHELAVFEMRDDGLREIANPSELFLSEHRDMAPGSAVVCAMEGRRPLLLEVQALVAATSFGTPRRMTTGADVQRMNMLLAVLERRLGMQLGSCDAYVNIAGGVRVEEPAADLGIALALVASHRDRPLRPGVYIGEVGLTAEVRAVTRLSERIREARKLGFQRCIVPASQSAPEAVPDMEIVQVRSVQDAIDQAF; this comes from the coding sequence TTGCCGAAGGTCAAGACGCAGTACGTGTGCCAGTCTTGCGGCCACGTGGAAGTGAAATGGATGGGCCGGTGCCCAGGCTGTGGCGAATGGAACACGCTCGTGGAGGAGACGGTATCGCCGCGAGGGGCGTTCTCGCCCTCGAAGGCGCGCGTCGTGCCGAGGCCCATTCTGTCTATTCCGGCTCAGTCCGAGAATCGGTTGAGCACCGGCATCTCCGAGTGCGATTTTGTTCTGGGCGGAGGCGTGGTGCCGGGGTCTCTGGTGCTCATCGGCGGAGATCCGGGGATTGGAAAGTCGACGCTTTTGCTTCAAGTGTCGCACGCGATGGCGCAGAGTGGGCATCGCGTGTTGTACGTGTCGGGCGAGGAGAGTGCCGCCCAGATTCGTTTGCGGGCGGAGCGCCTCGGGACGGTACACAGCGAGCTCTTCGTGCTCGCGGAGACGGACTTGGACGCCGCACTGGAGGCGGCTCTCGAGCTCAAACCTCGCTTCCTCATTGTCGACTCGATTCAAACGGTGTTTCGACCCGGGCTCGCCTCGGCGCCAGGAAGCGTGGCCCAAGTTCGCGAATGCACCGGGCTTTTGCTGCGCGTGGCGAAGGCGGAGAACATGGCCACATTCATCGTCGGCCATGTCACGAAGGATGGCGTCATCGCGGGGCCGCGCATGCTCGAACACATGGTGGACGCCGTCTTATACTTCGAGGGCGATCGGCATCATATGTATAGAGTGCTCCGCGCTGTGAAAAATCGGTTTGGCTCGACACACGAGCTCGCCGTGTTCGAAATGCGGGATGACGGTCTGCGCGAGATCGCCAATCCCTCGGAGCTGTTCCTCTCGGAGCACCGCGACATGGCGCCGGGTTCGGCGGTCGTCTGCGCAATGGAAGGCAGGCGCCCGCTTCTTCTCGAGGTGCAGGCGCTGGTCGCCGCGACGTCGTTCGGGACGCCCAGGCGGATGACGACAGGCGCAGATGTGCAGCGTATGAATATGCTCTTGGCCGTGCTCGAGCGACGGCTCGGCATGCAACTCGGTTCGTGTGATGCGTACGTGAACATCGCGGGCGGTGTACGCGTGGAAGAGCCCGCGGCCGATCTCGGCATTGCACTCGCGCTCGTCGCGAGCCACCGGGATCGCCCTCTGCGCCCGGGGGTGTACATCGGCGAAGTGGGCCTCACTGCCGAGGTCCGTGCAGTGACGCGCCTGAGCGAGCGCATTCGAGAGGCGCGCAAGCTCGGCTTTCAGCGCTGCATCGTGCCGGCTTCGCAGTCCGCGCCAGAAGCCGTGCCGGACATGGAGATTGTGCAGGTGCGCTCGGTGCAGGACGCGATCGATCAAGCCTTTTGA
- the pgsA gene encoding CDP-diacylglycerol--glycerol-3-phosphate 3-phosphatidyltransferase yields the protein MNLPNLLTLLRLLLIPCYLFAFYGVESPHKILALFVLLFAGLTDVLDGYLARTYKLETYTGQLLDPLADKLMMVSVLFTLLASGRLPWLVAALLVFRDIAMIAGAAFFYFQGKRAVPKANWWGKITTCFYYIGISLCILAWPTPEAGEMVLWFTVGLSYVTTVIYVRNMKIIPVRRRVF from the coding sequence GTGAACCTGCCCAATCTGTTGACGCTGTTGCGTCTGCTTCTCATTCCTTGTTATCTCTTTGCGTTCTACGGCGTCGAAAGCCCGCACAAGATTTTGGCCTTATTTGTCCTGTTGTTCGCAGGTCTCACCGACGTCCTGGATGGCTACCTGGCCCGCACGTACAAACTCGAAACGTACACAGGTCAATTGCTGGACCCTCTCGCGGACAAGCTGATGATGGTGTCGGTGTTGTTCACGCTGCTCGCGTCCGGGCGCCTGCCTTGGTTGGTGGCCGCGCTGCTTGTCTTCCGCGATATCGCGATGATCGCGGGTGCCGCGTTTTTTTACTTTCAGGGCAAACGCGCCGTGCCGAAGGCAAACTGGTGGGGCAAAATCACGACGTGTTTTTACTACATCGGGATTTCGCTCTGCATCCTGGCCTGGCCCACGCCTGAAGCCGGAGAGATGGTGCTGTGGTTCACCGTGGGCCTGTCCTACGTCACGACCGTCATCTACGTGCGCAACATGAAAATCATTCCGGTTCGGCGCCGCGTGTTCTGA
- a CDS encoding protein arginine kinase — MSLADFVKRTVSKWMKESGPEDDIVITSRIRLARNLKGFPFPTLATDAHANEVMELVRQAAQNEAMKRLGHFEFIRCRDLSPLDRQMLVEKHLMSPDLAQQEKHGALALRDDEIVSIMVNEEDHLRIQCILPGLRLQEAWNIASQVDDALEQTLTYAYHDQYGYLTACPTNVGTGIRASVMMHLPGLALTGGIQRLLTAVSQVGLAVRGIYGEGSESFGNLYQVSNQITLGESEDEIIANLLSVVQQIIEQERNARKLLLDRNRVQLEDRVSRSFGILAYARKMDSKETLERLSDVRLGIDLGIIQGVSSGILKELMVLTQPACLQKYYNRELSPNERDVRRAQLIRDRLRMNDSEVHG, encoded by the coding sequence ATGTCCCTCGCCGACTTTGTGAAGCGAACGGTGAGCAAGTGGATGAAAGAATCGGGCCCGGAAGACGATATCGTGATTACCAGCCGCATTCGGCTTGCGCGCAACCTAAAAGGTTTTCCCTTTCCCACGCTGGCGACCGACGCGCACGCGAACGAGGTCATGGAGTTGGTGCGCCAGGCCGCGCAGAACGAGGCCATGAAGCGGCTCGGACACTTTGAATTCATCCGCTGTCGGGATTTGTCGCCACTTGATCGTCAGATGTTGGTCGAAAAGCACCTGATGAGCCCGGACCTCGCGCAGCAAGAGAAGCACGGTGCCTTGGCGCTTCGCGATGACGAGATCGTCAGCATCATGGTGAATGAGGAGGACCATCTGCGCATCCAGTGCATCCTGCCCGGCCTGCGCCTCCAGGAGGCCTGGAACATCGCGAGCCAGGTCGACGATGCGCTCGAACAAACGCTGACCTACGCGTATCACGATCAGTACGGGTATCTGACGGCCTGCCCGACCAACGTCGGCACCGGCATTCGAGCGTCGGTCATGATGCACCTGCCGGGTCTGGCCCTCACGGGCGGCATTCAGAGGTTGCTTACAGCCGTGTCGCAGGTGGGGCTCGCCGTGCGGGGCATCTACGGGGAAGGCTCGGAGTCGTTCGGGAATCTGTATCAGGTGTCGAACCAGATCACCCTCGGCGAGAGCGAGGATGAGATCATCGCCAACCTGCTGAGCGTGGTGCAGCAGATCATCGAGCAGGAGCGCAATGCGCGAAAACTGTTGTTGGACCGCAACCGCGTCCAGCTGGAGGACCGCGTCAGCCGCTCGTTCGGCATTCTCGCTTACGCGCGCAAGATGGACTCGAAGGAGACCCTGGAGCGGTTGTCGGATGTGCGACTTGGGATCGATCTCGGCATCATTCAAGGCGTGTCCTCGGGCATTTTGAAGGAGCTCATGGTGCTCACGCAGCCCGCTTGCCTGCAAAAGTACTACAATCGCGAGCTGAGCCCGAACGAGCGAGATGTGCGGCGCGCACAGTTGATTCGGGACCGGCTGAGAATGAACGATTCGGAGGTGCATGGATGA
- a CDS encoding CtsR family transcriptional regulator, with product MASNISDIIEAYLKRLMEESGLDVIEIQRNELAEQFHCVPSQINYVISTRFTTDHGYIVESKRGGGGYIRIRRVKLDKDHLLWDVLRSLGDEVSQSASEALVERLHRDGWLTDREASLIQAMLRREVLALELPYRDRLRAKLLASALQALAAHRKT from the coding sequence ATGGCGAGCAACATTTCCGACATCATTGAAGCGTACTTAAAGCGCCTGATGGAAGAAAGCGGGCTTGACGTGATCGAGATTCAGCGCAATGAACTTGCGGAACAGTTCCACTGCGTGCCGTCGCAGATCAACTACGTCATCAGCACGCGCTTCACGACGGATCACGGCTACATCGTGGAGTCCAAGCGCGGCGGCGGCGGCTACATCCGGATTCGCAGGGTGAAGCTCGACAAGGATCATCTTCTGTGGGACGTGTTGAGATCGCTTGGCGACGAGGTGAGTCAGTCGGCCAGCGAGGCGCTCGTCGAGCGCCTGCACAGGGATGGGTGGCTGACCGACCGAGAGGCGTCGCTCATTCAAGCCATGCTGCGGCGCGAGGTGCTTGCGCTGGAACTTCCGTACCGCGACCGACTGCGGGCCAAGCTGTTGGCAAGCGCGCTGCAGGCGCTCGCGGCGCACCGGAAGACTTGA
- a CDS encoding ATP-dependent Clp protease ATP-binding subunit: MMYARFTERAQKVLALAQEEASRLNHPGVGTEHILLGLIREGEGIAAKALQMLGVQADKVQQEIERMVGRGQTPVTAMTYTPRAKKVIELSIDEARKLGHSYVGTEHLLLGLIREGEGVAARVLANMNVNLNKARQQVLQLLGGDAMDIAGDKDASVGTPTLDSLARDLTQMARDGKLDPVIGREKEIERVIQVLSRRTKNNPVLIGEPGVGKTAIAEGLAQRIVTGDVPETLRNKRVMVLDMGTVVAGTKYRGEFEDRLKKIMDEIRQAGNVILFIDELHTLIGAGGAEGAIDASNILKPALARGELQCIGATTLDEYRKHIEKDPALERRFQPIMVDEPSAEEALEILKGLRDRYEAHHRVKITDEALDAAVKLSDRYISDRFLPDKAIDLIDEAASRVRLRTHTAPPNLKELEQKLEKVRSEKDAAVQSQEFELAASLRDEEQKIKEELERLKETWQKTQQLDDVRVTAEDIAHIVSSWTGIPVQQLQQDESERLLNLESILHERVIGQDEAVEAVAKAIRRARAGLKDPKRPIGSFIFLGPTGVGKTELARALAEALFGDEDALIRIDMSEYMERHSTSRLVGSPPGYVGYEEGGQLTEKVRRKPYSVVLLDEIEKAHPEVFNILLQVLDDGRLTDGKGRTVDFRNTVIIMTSNVGAEELRKGGALGFKREQDQYLGMKDKVMDELKRTFRPEFLNRIDEIIVFHPLDETHIERIVDKMVDNLKHRLKEQDIEFELTDDAKKFLAKVGFDPQYGARPLQRAIVRNVEDLLSSALIAGEVKKGDRVLLGVDGDRLRIEKVNEQPVGANA; encoded by the coding sequence ATGATGTACGCACGGTTTACGGAGAGGGCTCAAAAGGTGTTGGCGCTGGCTCAAGAAGAGGCTTCGCGCCTGAATCACCCGGGCGTTGGCACAGAGCACATTCTGCTCGGCCTGATTCGCGAGGGCGAGGGCATTGCCGCCAAAGCCCTGCAGATGCTCGGCGTTCAAGCCGACAAGGTTCAGCAAGAAATTGAGCGCATGGTCGGCCGCGGGCAGACTCCCGTCACAGCCATGACGTATACGCCGCGAGCGAAAAAGGTGATCGAGCTGTCGATCGACGAGGCCCGCAAGCTTGGCCACTCGTACGTGGGCACCGAGCACCTGTTGCTGGGCCTGATTCGCGAGGGCGAAGGCGTGGCGGCCCGGGTGCTCGCCAACATGAACGTGAACCTGAACAAGGCTCGGCAGCAGGTGCTGCAGCTGTTGGGCGGGGATGCCATGGATATCGCCGGCGACAAGGATGCATCGGTCGGCACGCCGACGCTTGACAGCCTGGCGCGCGATCTCACCCAGATGGCGCGTGACGGAAAGCTCGATCCCGTCATCGGGCGAGAAAAGGAGATTGAACGTGTGATTCAGGTCTTGTCGCGGCGCACGAAGAACAATCCGGTGCTCATCGGAGAGCCGGGCGTCGGCAAGACGGCCATCGCAGAGGGGTTGGCGCAGCGCATCGTGACGGGGGATGTGCCGGAGACGCTGCGCAACAAGCGGGTCATGGTGCTCGACATGGGCACGGTCGTCGCAGGCACGAAGTACCGCGGCGAGTTCGAGGACAGGCTGAAGAAAATTATGGATGAAATTCGTCAGGCCGGCAATGTCATTCTGTTCATCGATGAGCTTCACACGCTCATTGGCGCCGGCGGTGCAGAGGGCGCGATCGACGCTTCGAACATTTTGAAGCCAGCGCTTGCGCGCGGCGAGCTGCAGTGCATTGGCGCAACGACGCTCGACGAGTACCGGAAGCACATCGAGAAAGATCCGGCACTCGAGCGGCGGTTCCAGCCGATCATGGTCGACGAACCGTCGGCGGAGGAGGCGCTTGAAATTCTCAAGGGCCTGCGCGACCGGTACGAAGCGCATCACCGCGTGAAAATCACTGACGAGGCGCTTGACGCCGCGGTGAAACTGTCGGATCGGTACATTTCCGACCGGTTCCTCCCGGACAAGGCCATCGATTTGATCGACGAAGCGGCCTCGCGCGTCCGTCTGCGCACGCACACCGCACCTCCGAATCTGAAGGAACTCGAGCAGAAGCTGGAGAAGGTGCGCAGCGAGAAAGATGCCGCGGTGCAGAGCCAGGAGTTCGAGCTGGCGGCGAGCCTGCGCGACGAAGAGCAGAAGATCAAGGAGGAGCTCGAGCGCCTGAAGGAGACTTGGCAGAAGACGCAGCAGCTCGACGACGTGCGCGTGACGGCGGAGGATATCGCCCACATCGTCTCGTCATGGACCGGGATACCGGTGCAACAGCTGCAGCAGGATGAGTCGGAGCGCCTGCTCAATTTGGAGAGCATCCTGCACGAGCGGGTCATCGGGCAGGACGAGGCGGTGGAGGCGGTGGCCAAAGCAATCCGCCGGGCTCGCGCCGGACTCAAGGATCCCAAGCGGCCGATTGGCTCGTTCATCTTCCTCGGACCGACGGGCGTCGGCAAGACGGAGCTCGCGCGGGCGCTGGCAGAGGCGCTCTTTGGAGACGAGGACGCGCTCATCCGCATCGACATGTCGGAATACATGGAGCGCCATTCCACGTCGCGGCTCGTCGGATCGCCTCCGGGATACGTGGGCTATGAGGAAGGCGGCCAGCTGACGGAAAAGGTGCGCCGGAAGCCGTACTCTGTGGTGTTGCTCGACGAGATCGAAAAGGCGCATCCGGAAGTGTTCAACATTTTGCTTCAGGTGCTGGACGATGGCCGCTTGACCGACGGCAAAGGCCGCACGGTGGATTTTCGCAACACGGTCATCATCATGACCTCGAACGTGGGCGCGGAGGAGCTGCGCAAGGGCGGTGCGCTCGGCTTCAAGCGGGAACAGGATCAATACCTCGGCATGAAGGACAAGGTGATGGACGAACTGAAGCGCACCTTCAGGCCCGAGTTCCTGAACCGGATCGACGAGATCATTGTCTTCCATCCGCTGGACGAGACGCACATCGAGCGGATCGTCGATAAGATGGTGGACAACTTGAAGCACCGCCTGAAGGAGCAGGACATCGAGTTCGAACTCACGGACGACGCGAAGAAGTTCTTGGCCAAGGTCGGGTTCGATCCGCAGTACGGTGCTCGCCCGCTGCAGCGCGCCATTGTGCGGAACGTCGAGGACCTGCTGTCATCGGCGCTCATTGCGGGCGAAGTCAAGAAGGGCGATCGCGTCCTGCTCGGGGTGGATGGCGACCGCTTGCGCATCGAAAAAGTGAACGAACAACCGGTCGGCGCGAATGCTTGA
- a CDS encoding RNA polymerase sigma factor — protein MVPLTVLHDMVDRARLGDDVCLHALFEMFRPLLRRTAWRYARVAGYDEAYQEACAAFLCAIATHDATAAPFPAYAAKRVYGDTRTAMRKLWLHQDRTAFQREREDEENEDWDERRGDIEAGDSMAPYRCIEDRLVLLHLARSANLSPREAAWFALEFEGLETDEIAERLGVCPATVRTWRMRALRKMREQATRTGWSKRDI, from the coding sequence ATGGTTCCCCTCACGGTGTTGCACGACATGGTCGATCGCGCACGGCTCGGCGACGACGTCTGCCTGCACGCGCTCTTCGAAATGTTCCGACCGCTTTTGCGGCGCACCGCGTGGCGCTACGCCCGCGTCGCCGGATACGACGAAGCCTATCAGGAGGCATGCGCGGCGTTCCTGTGCGCCATCGCCACCCACGACGCCACCGCCGCGCCGTTCCCGGCGTACGCCGCCAAACGAGTGTATGGCGACACGCGCACGGCCATGCGTAAACTGTGGTTGCATCAGGATCGGACGGCATTTCAGCGAGAGCGCGAGGACGAGGAGAACGAGGACTGGGACGAGCGGCGCGGCGACATCGAGGCTGGCGACAGCATGGCCCCCTATCGATGCATTGAGGACCGCTTGGTCCTTCTGCACCTCGCGCGAAGCGCCAACCTCTCTCCCCGCGAAGCCGCATGGTTCGCGCTGGAATTTGAGGGGCTCGAGACGGACGAGATCGCAGAGAGGCTAGGCGTCTGCCCCGCGACCGTCCGCACCTGGCGCATGCGGGCGCTCCGCAAGATGCGCGAGCAAGCCACGCGCACGGGATGGTCAAAGCGGGACATCTGA
- the fabZ gene encoding 3-hydroxyacyl-ACP dehydratase FabZ produces the protein MEWKLPLGIDEIQQILPHRYPFLLVDRVTEIEDGRAVGYKLVTVNEPHFQGHFPSYPIMPGVLIVEAMAQLGGVAILSDPAYRGKRPLLAGIDGARFRGEVRPGDRLDMEVVIDRMKGRMGRGAGRAWVDGKLVAEATILFAIADGEA, from the coding sequence ATGGAATGGAAGCTTCCCCTTGGTATCGACGAGATTCAACAGATCCTCCCGCATCGTTATCCCTTTCTCCTGGTCGATCGCGTCACCGAAATCGAGGATGGACGCGCAGTCGGCTACAAGCTTGTGACCGTCAACGAGCCGCACTTCCAGGGCCACTTCCCGTCGTACCCCATCATGCCAGGCGTCCTCATTGTGGAGGCCATGGCGCAGCTGGGGGGCGTCGCCATCTTGTCGGATCCGGCGTATCGAGGCAAGCGCCCTCTGCTCGCGGGAATCGACGGCGCTCGCTTTCGAGGCGAGGTTCGTCCCGGAGACCGGCTCGACATGGAGGTCGTGATCGACCGCATGAAGGGCCGCATGGGCCGAGGGGCGGGCCGCGCGTGGGTCGATGGCAAACTGGTGGCGGAAGCGACCATTCTGTTTGCCATTGCGGACGGCGAGGCCTGA